One region of Drosophila subobscura isolate 14011-0131.10 chromosome J, UCBerk_Dsub_1.0, whole genome shotgun sequence genomic DNA includes:
- the LOC117893208 gene encoding uncharacterized protein LOC117893208 isoform X2 codes for MAPKKSTIVLNVEQFIHDIEERPAIWNRNFHCNKAFLEQMWDELSGAHKLPKIVLKAKWKGLRDNFRVEYKRIPRADNGDFLVDPATFESKWLHYYALLFLTDHMRHRLPKNEQDQSFYFNQQSEDCEKTVVEPDLTNGLIRRLQDSDEDYDEDDMEGEADGDESEVTLEDAIPTPPAAHQTNQVSTTPLATGVLRAQEEAHQHALLKAGLLRAQLMELEKEAEDLSKKPPPSQAQAVQTLFETPSANCSPPPMVTTTSSQVAQYGSDAVLAPASTTSTSASSVSSNVGTLVAKRSVSPPSLYNKAHHPVATIAAGHHTSKDPCDDFATAPAGGASAEHLSFNQHSYANGLIPALKLKRPRLSEDSNFNGSSTMDGPLVPEDDDYHYLLSLHPYMKQLTAAQKLRIRTKIQKLIFKELYKEDLEESK; via the exons ATGGCgccaaaaaaatcaacaattgTGCTTAATGTGGAGCAATTCATTCACGACATCGAGGAGCGGCCGGCCATATGGAATCGCAATTTCCACTGCAACAAGGCGTTCCTGGAGCAGATGTGGGACGAGTTGAGCGGAGCGCACAAGCTGCCGA AGATTGTACTCAAGGCCAAGTGGAAGGGGCTGCGCGACAACTTTAGGGTGGAGTACAAGCGGATACCGCGAGCCGACAACGGCGACTTCCTGGTAGATCCGGCCACCTTCGAGTCTAAGTGGCTGCACTACTACGCCCTGCTTTTCCTAA CCGATCACATGCGTCATCGCCTGCCCAAGAACGAGCAGGATCAGTCCTTCTACTTTAACCAGCAGAGCGAGGACTGCGAGAAGACTGTGGTGGAGCCAGACCTGACGAACGGCCTTATACGAAGACTGCAGGACAGCGACGAGGACTACGACGAGGATGATATGGAGGGCGAGGCAGATGGCGATGAAAGTGAGGTCACCCTAGAGGATGCCATACCCACGCCTCCAGCCGCCCACCAGACAAACCAAGTGAGCACCACGCCGCTGGCCACGGGCGTCCTGAGGGCCCAGGAGGAGGCCCATCAACATGCCCTGCTCAAGGCAGGCCTTCTGCGCGCCCAGCTTATGGAGCTGGAAAAGGAGGCGGAGGACCTGAGCAAGAAGCCGCCCCCGTCTCAGGCTCAGGCTGTACAGACACTATTCGAAACACCATCCGCCAACTGCTCCCCGCCGCCGATGGTAACCACAACCTCATCCCAAGTGGCGCAGTACGGATCAGATGCTGTCCTCGCTCCGGCCTCGACCACGTCCACGTCCGCCTCCTCGGTCTCCAGCAATGTGGGGACTCTGGTCGCCAAGCGCTCGGTATCCCCGCCGTCGCTGTACAACAAGGCCCACCATCCGGTGGCCACAATCGCTGCAGGGCATCACACGTCCAAGGACCCCTGCGATGACTTTGCGACAGCCCCAGCAGGCGGGGCGAGTGCCGAACACCTCAGCTTCAACCAGCACTCCTATGCCAATGGGCTGATACCCGCGCTAAAGTTGAAGCGACCTCGTCTATCCGAGGACAGCAACTTCAATGGCTCGTCGACGATGGATGGGCCTCTGGTGCCAGAGGACGACGACTACCACTACTTGCTCAGTCTGCATCCGTACATGAAGCAGCTGACGGCTGCCCAGAAGCTGCGCATACGCACCAAGATACAAAAGCTTATTTTCAAGGAGCTCTACAAAGAGGATCTCGAGGAGTCAAAGTAG
- the LOC117893207 gene encoding glycine--tRNA ligase, with protein MSNPEIEAQLAPLRERVQEQGNLVRSLKETGAAELDVKKAVAELKARKKMLEDKELALTPSVVSFDRAKMEDLLKRRFFYDQSFAIYGGITGQYDFGPMGCALKSNILSLWRQYFALEEQMLEVDCSILTPEPVLKASGHVERFADLMVKDVKTGECFRLDHLIKQALEKLLKAKDATPALQAECEDIIIKLDGLSKQELADVLAKYSIKSPLTGNDLTEPIEFNLMFATQIGPTGLVKGFLRPETAQGIFVNFKRLLEFNQGKLPFAVAQIGNSFRNEISPRSGLIRVREFTMAEIEHFCDPTQKDHPKFGNVKDEKMTLYSACNQMDGKSATQFAIGAAVSAKLVANETLGYYMARIQQFLLAIGIKPECLRFRQHMSNEMAHYACDCWDAEILTSYGWVECVGCADRSAYDLGQHTAATGVRLVAEKRLPAPKTVKVSEIVPNKQALGKTFKKDAKTITEALAKLSLEEISRAEQELNANGQCKLILADGNTHELAKDTISVKHSSKTVHVEEFIPSVVEPSFGIGRIMYALLEHSFQCREGDEQRCYFTLPPLVAPLKCSILPLSNNAEFQPFTQKLSSFLTKAELSHKVDDSSGSIGRRYARTDEIAIPYGITVDFDTLKEPHTVTLRDRNSMKQVRVGLEKVVGVVKDLATARTSWEQVVAQYPVFEQQEATK; from the coding sequence ATGTCGAATCCAGAGATTGAAGCCCAACTGGCACCGCTTCGTGAGCGGGTGCAGGAGCAGGGAAATCTGGTGAGATCGCTCAAAGAGACCGGTGCAGCCGAACTCGACGTCAAGAAGGCAGTGGCGGAGCTGAAGGCAAGGAAGAAGATGCTAGAGGATAAGGAGTTGGCCCTGACTCCCAGCGTGGTTAGCTTCGACCGCGCCAAGATGGAGGATCTACTGAAGCGTCGCTTCTTCTACGACCAGAGCTTTGCCATCTACGGCGGCATCACCGGCCAGTACGACTTCGGACCCATGGGCTGTGCCCTCAAGTCAAATATTCTATCGCTGTGGCGTCAGTACTTTGCTCTGGAGGAGCAGATGCTTGAGGTTGACTGCTCAATACTCACGCCTGAGCCGGTTCTGAAAGCCTCTGGGCATGTGGAGCGCTTTGCGGATCTGATGGTGAAGGACGTTAAAACCGGAGAATGCTTCCGGCTGGATCATCTCATCAAGCAGGCCCTGGAGAAGCTTTTGAAAGCCAAGGATGCCACCCCCGCTTTGCAAGCAGAGTGCGaggacatcatcatcaagcTGGATGGTCTTAGCAAACAGGAGCTGGCCGATGTCCTGGCCAAGTACAGCATTAAGTCGCCACTCACTGGCAACGACCTGACCGAGCCCATCGAGTTCAACCTTATGTTTGCCACACAGATCGGACCAACGGGCCTTGTTAAGGGCTTCCTACGCCCCGAGACTGCCCAGGGAATTTTTGTGAACTTCAAGCGCCTGCTAGAATTCAACCAGGGAAAGCTGCCTTTCGCAGTGGCCCAGATCGGCAACTCCTTCCGCAACGAAATTTCCCCCAGGTCGGGTCTGATACGTGTGCGCGAATTTACCATGGCGGAAATCGAGCATTTCTGTGATCCCACGCAGAAAGACCATCCCAAGTTCGGCAACGTAAAGGACGAAAAGATGACTTTGTACTCCGCCTGTAACCAGATGGACGGCAAGTCAGCCACCCAGTTTGCCATTGGCGCGGCAGTCTCCGCCAAGCTGGTGGCCAACGAGACTTTGGGCTACTACATGGCTCGCATCCAACAGTTCCTGCTGGCTATTGGCATCAAGCCGGAGTGCCTGCGCTTCCGGCAGCATATGAGCAACGAGATGGCACATTACGCCTGCGACTGCTGGGACGCGGAGATCCTAACCTCATACGGATGGGTGGAGTGTGTGGGCTGTGCGGACAGAAGTGCCTACGATCTGGGCCAGCATACAGCTGCCACCGGTGTCCGGCTGGTGGCCGAGAAGCGTCTGCCCGCGCCCAAGACGGTGAAGGTCAGTGAGATCGTGCCCAACAAGCAAGCGCTGGGCAAGACCTTTAAGAAGGATGCTAAAACCATAACAGAGGCCCTGGCCAAGCTGTCCCTCGAGGAGATCAGCAGGGCGGAGCAAGAGCTCAACGCGAACGGACAGTGCAAGCTTATCCTGGCCGATGGAAACACTCACGAGCTAGCTAAGGACACCATCAGCGTAAAGCATTCGTCAAAGACGGTCCACGTGGAGGAATTCATACCGAGTGTGGTAGAGCCGTCCTTCGGTATCGGTCGGATTATGTACGCCCTTTTGGAACACAGTTTCCAGTGCCGCGAAGGCGATGAGCAGCGCTGCTACTTCACCCTGCCGCCGTTGGTGGCTCCTCTCAAGTGCTCAATCCTGCCCCTCTCTAATAATGCCGAGTTTCAGCCCTTCACACAAAAGCTCTCCTCGTTCCTAACCAAGGCCGAGCTGTCGCATAAGGTGGACGACTCAAGCGGCTCGATCGGTCGGCGATATGCCCGCACAGACGAGATTGCTATACCCTACGGCATCACAGTGGACTTTGACACGCTGAAGGAACCTCACACGGTCACTCTGCGGGACCGCAACAGCATGAAGCAGGTTCGCGTGGGTCTGGAGAAGGTTGTTGGTGTGGTCAAGGACCTGGCCACGGCACGTACCAGCTGGGAGCAGGTGGTGGCGCAGTACCCTGTCttcgagcagcaggaggccaCCAAGTAA